A genomic region of Sphingobium sp. HWE2-09 contains the following coding sequences:
- a CDS encoding phosphoribosylanthranilate isomerase gives MSQLAIKMCGLSTPETVGAAVRAGASHLGFVHFAKSPRHVEPDQIRALAALAPQVERVGIVVDPTDEMLGELIGAGALTAFQLHGKESPERAAAIRQRFGLPVWKAIAVKTRADIDGANAYVGAVDRLLFDAKTPDGAALPGGMGLRFDWTLLRGIAIPAPWGLSGGLGVGNVAEAVRITGAPLVDVSSGIEDAPGIKSVDKIMAFCKAVQPC, from the coding sequence ATGTCCCAACTCGCGATCAAGATGTGCGGCCTGTCCACGCCCGAAACGGTGGGCGCCGCCGTGCGTGCGGGGGCGAGCCACCTTGGCTTCGTCCATTTCGCCAAAAGCCCGCGCCATGTGGAGCCGGACCAGATCCGCGCGCTCGCTGCTCTTGCCCCGCAGGTCGAGAGGGTGGGCATCGTCGTTGATCCGACCGATGAAATGCTGGGCGAACTGATCGGCGCAGGCGCGCTCACCGCTTTCCAGCTTCACGGCAAGGAAAGCCCGGAACGCGCAGCCGCCATCCGCCAGCGCTTCGGTCTGCCGGTGTGGAAGGCGATCGCGGTCAAGACCCGTGCCGACATCGACGGCGCCAATGCCTATGTCGGCGCGGTCGATCGCCTGTTGTTCGACGCCAAGACGCCCGACGGCGCGGCCTTGCCGGGCGGCATGGGGCTGCGGTTCGACTGGACCCTGCTGCGCGGCATCGCCATTCCCGCCCCCTGGGGTCTGTCGGGCGGTCTGGGCGTTGGCAATGTGGCGGAGGCCGTGCGCATCACCGGCGCGCCATTGGTCGATGTCTCTTCGGGCATAGAGGACGCGCCGGGCATCAAGAGTGTGGACAAGATCATGGCCTTCTGCAAAGCGGTTCAGCCATGTTGA
- the trpA gene encoding tryptophan synthase subunit alpha: MQDRLSSRFAACKAQGRAALITFVTAGDPDVAATPAILDALVAGGADIIELGMPFTDPMADGPAIELANLRSLGSGTKTAHIFALAADFRARHPDTPLVLMGYANPMLIRGAGWFADQCKAAGVDGVICVDIPPEEDAEIGPALRAVGVHPIRLATPTSDSARLPTVLEGASGFLYYVSVAGITGKQSAAQASIDLAVSKLKAATDLPIAVGFGVRGPEQAAAIGRIADGVVVGSAIVDIVGSHGDAAAPFVRDFVASLSNALHHHSRETAA; the protein is encoded by the coding sequence GTGCAGGATCGCCTCTCCTCCCGCTTCGCCGCCTGCAAGGCGCAGGGTCGCGCCGCGCTCATCACCTTCGTGACGGCCGGTGATCCCGACGTCGCAGCGACGCCCGCTATCCTCGACGCGCTGGTCGCGGGCGGTGCTGACATCATCGAACTGGGGATGCCCTTTACCGATCCGATGGCCGATGGCCCCGCGATCGAACTGGCTAACCTGCGCAGCCTGGGGTCGGGCACGAAGACGGCGCATATCTTCGCCTTGGCCGCCGATTTCCGCGCGCGCCATCCTGATACGCCGCTGGTGCTGATGGGCTATGCCAATCCGATGCTGATCCGCGGCGCGGGCTGGTTCGCCGACCAGTGTAAGGCGGCGGGCGTCGACGGCGTCATCTGCGTGGATATTCCGCCAGAAGAAGATGCCGAGATCGGCCCGGCCCTGCGCGCGGTCGGCGTCCACCCGATCCGCCTGGCGACACCCACCAGCGATTCCGCGCGCCTGCCCACCGTGCTGGAAGGTGCCAGCGGCTTCCTATATTATGTCTCGGTCGCAGGCATCACCGGCAAGCAGTCGGCGGCGCAGGCGTCGATCGACCTGGCCGTGAGCAAGCTCAAGGCCGCCACCGACCTGCCGATCGCCGTTGGTTTCGGCGTACGTGGTCCTGAACAGGCGGCCGCCATCGGCCGCATCGCCGACGGCGTCGTGGTCGGCTCCGCCATCGTGGATATCGTCGGATCGCATGGCGACGCTGCCGCACCCTTCGTGCGGGACTTCGTCGCGAGCCTGAGCAACGCCCTTCATCATCACTCCCGGGAGACCGCCGCATGA
- the accD gene encoding acetyl-CoA carboxylase, carboxyltransferase subunit beta, with translation MSWINRVRNALPFTKKETTAETLWHKCPSCQEMIFIKEWEENLSVCPRCDHHGRIGPSERFEQILDAGFILLPTPQVQEDPLKFRDSKRYPDRIKAARAATGDQDALINARGAIDDVPLVMGVQNFAFMGGSMGMGVGAAFIQGVNDAIAHKCPYVIFTAAGGARMQEGILSLMQMPRATVAIQKLHAAGLPYIVVLTDPTTGGVTASYAMLGDIQISEPNALIGFAGQRVIESTIREKLPEGFQRAEYLLDHGMIDMVVHRSELRDTLARVIGYLTPRAAD, from the coding sequence ATGAGCTGGATCAACCGCGTTCGTAACGCCCTGCCCTTCACAAAGAAGGAAACCACCGCCGAAACGCTGTGGCACAAATGCCCATCCTGCCAGGAAATGATCTTTATCAAGGAATGGGAAGAAAATCTGTCCGTCTGCCCGCGTTGCGACCATCATGGCCGCATCGGCCCGTCGGAACGGTTCGAGCAGATATTGGACGCGGGGTTCATCCTGCTGCCGACGCCGCAGGTGCAGGAAGACCCGCTCAAATTCCGCGACAGCAAACGCTATCCCGACCGGATCAAGGCCGCCCGCGCCGCCACCGGGGATCAGGACGCGCTGATCAATGCGCGCGGGGCGATCGATGACGTGCCTTTGGTAATGGGCGTGCAGAATTTCGCCTTCATGGGCGGTTCCATGGGCATGGGCGTGGGCGCGGCCTTCATCCAGGGCGTCAATGACGCGATCGCGCATAAATGCCCTTATGTCATCTTCACCGCCGCTGGCGGCGCGCGGATGCAGGAAGGCATATTGTCGCTGATGCAGATGCCGCGCGCGACCGTTGCCATCCAGAAGCTTCACGCAGCGGGCCTGCCCTACATCGTCGTGCTGACCGATCCGACCACCGGCGGCGTGACGGCCAGCTATGCCATGCTGGGCGACATCCAGATTTCGGAACCCAATGCGCTGATTGGTTTCGCCGGCCAGCGTGTGATCGAAAGCACGATCCGCGAAAAGCTGCCCGAAGGGTTCCAGCGCGCCGAATATCTGCTGGATCATGGCATGATCGACATGGTCGTCCATCGCAGCGAGTTGCGCGACACGCTGGCGCGGGTGATCGGCTATCTGACGCCGCGCGCAGCGGACTGA
- a CDS encoding bifunctional folylpolyglutamate synthase/dihydrofolate synthase, producing the protein MADHAVSDDAQVQAQLDRLWSLSPGVDILGLERITRLLERLGDPHRALPPVFHVAGTNGKGSTCAFLRAAMEADGKTVHVFTSPHLVRFNERIRIAGQLISDAQLARYLERVLDIAEGVNASFFEVTTAAAFLAFAEHDADTCIVEVGLGGRLDATNVIVDPAVCGIAQLGIDHQAFLGDTLAQIAAEKAGIAKADAALVTQRYAESLAPVMEEAAARAGTRWIAQGDGWDAAVYRDHMHYRDDLGRLETPLPRLAGAHQVQNAALAFAMLRHQSAVTLSEAALKAAPLWAHWPARLQRLEQGPFLRALPPGATAWLDGGHNAGAGEAIGAFFTADRLEGHKLHLVIGMLANKEVDAFLAPFAGKIAHIYALPVPGHEYHPPERFAAIAAQWGIECTAHDDAPSAIAAIAERCAATGNATPKLLIGGSLYLAGEILRLNDQLPD; encoded by the coding sequence ATGGCCGACCATGCGGTTTCGGACGATGCTCAGGTGCAGGCGCAACTCGACCGCTTATGGTCGCTCTCGCCCGGTGTCGACATATTGGGACTGGAGCGCATCACCCGGTTGCTGGAGCGGCTGGGCGATCCGCACCGCGCCCTGCCCCCGGTCTTCCATGTCGCAGGCACCAATGGCAAGGGATCGACTTGCGCCTTCCTGCGCGCGGCGATGGAAGCCGATGGCAAGACGGTGCATGTCTTCACCTCCCCCCATCTGGTGCGTTTCAATGAGCGCATAAGGATAGCGGGCCAGCTGATTTCGGACGCCCAACTGGCGCGCTATCTGGAGCGGGTGCTGGATATCGCCGAGGGCGTGAACGCCAGTTTCTTCGAAGTGACGACCGCCGCCGCCTTCCTGGCTTTTGCCGAGCATGACGCGGACACTTGTATCGTGGAGGTGGGTCTTGGCGGCCGACTGGACGCCACCAATGTCATCGTCGATCCGGCCGTGTGCGGCATCGCGCAATTGGGTATCGATCATCAGGCGTTTCTGGGCGACACGCTGGCGCAGATCGCGGCGGAGAAAGCGGGGATCGCCAAGGCCGATGCGGCGCTGGTGACGCAGCGCTATGCCGAATCGCTGGCCCCAGTGATGGAAGAAGCCGCCGCGCGCGCTGGCACGCGCTGGATCGCGCAGGGCGACGGATGGGATGCGGCGGTCTATCGCGACCATATGCATTATCGCGACGATCTCGGGCGACTGGAAACGCCGTTGCCGCGTCTGGCCGGTGCGCATCAAGTGCAAAATGCAGCGCTTGCCTTCGCCATGCTGCGGCATCAAAGCGCGGTTACGCTGTCCGAAGCCGCATTGAAGGCCGCGCCGCTTTGGGCGCATTGGCCCGCCCGCCTGCAACGACTGGAGCAGGGACCGTTCTTGCGCGCCTTGCCGCCGGGCGCCACCGCTTGGCTCGACGGGGGGCATAATGCCGGGGCAGGTGAAGCGATCGGCGCTTTCTTTACCGCCGATCGACTGGAAGGGCATAAGCTGCACCTCGTCATCGGCATGTTGGCGAACAAGGAAGTGGACGCTTTCCTCGCGCCTTTTGCAGGCAAGATCGCGCATATTTACGCGCTGCCGGTGCCCGGGCACGAGTATCATCCGCCCGAACGCTTCGCCGCCATCGCCGCGCAATGGGGCATCGAATGCACCGCCCATGATGATGCGCCGTCCGCCATCGCCGCGATCGCCGAGCGATGCGCCGCGACGGGCAACGCCACGCCCAAGCTCCTAATCGGCGGCTCGCTCTATCTGGCGGGCGAAATTTTGCGACTGAACGATCAATTGCCAGACTGA
- a CDS encoding AmpG family muropeptide MFS transporter codes for MTDAMQGSRTWLDAVKPYTQKAPLAAFFLGVSSGFPYAMIGATLTTRLAQDGIDKKAVTAFTLAFLVYNLKWLWAWVVDGVRLPIIGHLGQRVSWLLLAGVLVMAAVANLALVDPTSSLLQTAYAAILVGAAGATYDIVIDAYRIETLKPEQLGVGSGMSQYGWRIGSVAAGSLALILAARIGWQGAYLACAAFALPAMLTGLILGEPERRRDPVVRRGVGEVMASITGPLAEFFQRKGAFLVLLFILLHKIGDTLANLTFRLLFDDMGYTNDEIVIYDVGMGFWAYLIGIFVGGILYARMGMKRSVLLSLVLMGVSNFSFAALAALGKSNWGMAGAIGFENFASGIGGVTVVAYFSALCDLRFTAAQYALISAAASIVGRFLTGTTAGSLIEQFGYVDFYLFTTALAVPGILLFWLMMRAGLIDASVGTAATDPGNQPPA; via the coding sequence ATGACCGATGCCATGCAAGGCAGCCGCACCTGGCTGGACGCGGTGAAGCCCTATACGCAAAAGGCGCCATTGGCGGCCTTCTTCCTGGGCGTATCGTCCGGCTTTCCCTATGCGATGATCGGCGCGACGCTGACCACCCGGTTGGCGCAGGACGGTATCGACAAGAAGGCGGTGACCGCCTTCACCTTGGCGTTTCTGGTCTATAATCTCAAATGGCTCTGGGCCTGGGTGGTCGATGGCGTGCGCCTGCCGATCATCGGCCATCTGGGGCAACGGGTGTCTTGGCTGCTGCTGGCTGGCGTGCTCGTCATGGCGGCGGTCGCCAATCTGGCGCTGGTCGATCCGACCTCCAGCCTGTTGCAGACCGCCTATGCCGCCATCCTCGTCGGTGCTGCGGGCGCGACCTATGACATCGTCATCGACGCCTATCGCATCGAAACATTGAAGCCCGAACAACTAGGCGTCGGGTCGGGCATGTCGCAATATGGCTGGCGCATCGGATCGGTGGCCGCTGGTTCCCTGGCGCTGATTTTGGCCGCCAGGATCGGCTGGCAAGGTGCCTATCTTGCCTGCGCGGCCTTCGCGCTGCCAGCGATGCTCACCGGTCTTATCCTGGGCGAACCGGAACGGCGTCGCGATCCCGTCGTCCGGCGAGGCGTGGGGGAGGTGATGGCGTCGATAACCGGGCCGCTGGCCGAGTTTTTCCAGCGCAAGGGCGCGTTTCTCGTTCTGCTCTTCATCCTGCTGCACAAGATCGGCGACACGCTGGCGAACCTGACCTTCCGCCTGCTGTTCGATGATATGGGTTACACCAATGACGAAATCGTCATCTACGACGTCGGCATGGGCTTTTGGGCCTATCTGATCGGCATCTTCGTTGGCGGCATTCTTTATGCCCGCATGGGCATGAAGCGCTCGGTATTGCTCAGCCTTGTCCTCATGGGCGTGTCCAATTTCAGCTTCGCCGCGCTCGCTGCTTTGGGTAAGAGCAATTGGGGCATGGCAGGCGCCATCGGATTCGAAAATTTTGCCAGCGGTATCGGCGGCGTTACTGTCGTCGCTTATTTCTCGGCGCTGTGCGACCTGCGCTTCACCGCTGCCCAATATGCGCTGATCTCTGCCGCCGCCAGCATCGTCGGGCGCTTCCTGACCGGCACGACGGCGGGCAGCCTGATCGAGCAATTCGGCTATGTCGATTTCTACCTGTTCACTACTGCCTTGGCCGTGCCCGGCATCCTGCTGTTCTGGCTGATGATGCGCGCAGGACTGATCGACGCCAGCGTCGGGACGGCGGCAACCGACCCCGGCAATCAGCCGCCCGCGTAG
- a CDS encoding response regulator, which yields MFFGLVKEAGARTTRRKAIRTILVVEDEPLVAFDNEHALAQAGYSIAATVDDHDHAVRVMDGGGVDLIIADVALHGDKTGIDVARYAASQGLPVLFVTGSCPVEARTLALGCLAKPYAPRDLVAAIGVIDAVLRGVRRPKLPPGLSLFDHPA from the coding sequence ATGTTTTTCGGGCTGGTGAAAGAGGCAGGCGCGCGTACCACGCGCCGCAAGGCGATCCGCACCATATTGGTGGTGGAGGATGAGCCATTGGTCGCCTTCGACAATGAACATGCTCTGGCGCAGGCGGGCTATAGCATCGCCGCGACCGTCGATGATCATGACCATGCCGTGCGGGTCATGGATGGCGGCGGCGTGGACCTGATCATTGCCGACGTCGCCTTGCACGGCGACAAGACCGGGATAGACGTCGCCCGCTATGCCGCGTCGCAGGGACTGCCGGTGCTGTTCGTCACCGGCAGTTGCCCGGTCGAGGCGCGGACGCTGGCCTTGGGATGCCTCGCCAAACCCTATGCCCCCCGCGATCTGGTCGCCGCGATCGGCGTGATCGACGCCGTGCTGCGTGGCGTACGCCGCCCCAAGCTGCCGCCCGGCCTCAGCCTGTTCGACCATCCGGCCTGA
- a CDS encoding pseudouridine synthase — protein sequence MEPPKKSGPPRRAGPGGPKRPGGPGRSGSGGRPGAPTGRGATASEGRRSEGQRGDAKPRFERKDESRADRPRGDKARPDRARADGTGARPARTAGPRDASDKPRAPRSEGDRADRPRTERSRPDRARGDAPRFAAKSYPPRRPRGTGPTETTNPHPARAAAATDGKGEPQRIAKLLARAGIASRREIERMIEEGRVSRDGVVIDTPATLLTSLQGVTVDEVAVAAPTPTRLFLFHKPTGFLTTERDPAGRPTIYDRLPTDLPRLMPIGRLDMNTEGLLLLTTDGGFKREMELPATGVPRTYRARAFGEVSQQQLEDLFDGLEIDGIRYGAIEANLERRTGRNQWIEMTLTEGKNREVRRVLEHLDLKVNRLIRTSYGPFHLGELPVGAVEEVRQQDLALFRKTLKGLA from the coding sequence TTGGAACCGCCGAAAAAATCAGGACCGCCCCGCCGGGCAGGACCGGGCGGCCCCAAACGCCCGGGCGGGCCGGGCCGCAGCGGATCAGGTGGGCGCCCTGGCGCGCCGACGGGGCGTGGGGCGACAGCGAGCGAAGGCCGCCGGTCCGAAGGGCAGCGGGGCGACGCCAAGCCGCGCTTCGAACGGAAAGACGAGAGCCGGGCGGATCGGCCGCGTGGCGACAAGGCGCGGCCCGATCGGGCCAGGGCTGACGGCACCGGCGCGCGACCGGCCCGCACCGCAGGGCCGCGCGACGCCAGCGACAAGCCGCGCGCGCCCCGAAGCGAGGGCGATCGGGCCGATCGTCCCCGGACGGAGCGCAGCCGTCCCGATCGGGCGCGCGGGGACGCCCCCCGCTTCGCAGCCAAATCCTATCCGCCACGCAGGCCGAGGGGCACCGGACCGACCGAGACGACCAACCCCCATCCGGCCCGTGCCGCTGCCGCCACCGACGGCAAGGGCGAGCCGCAGCGCATCGCCAAGCTGCTGGCGCGCGCGGGCATCGCGTCCCGCCGGGAAATCGAGCGGATGATCGAGGAAGGCCGCGTTTCCAGGGATGGGGTCGTGATCGACACGCCCGCTACCTTGCTGACGTCGTTGCAGGGCGTGACGGTGGACGAGGTCGCGGTGGCCGCTCCCACGCCCACCCGCCTGTTCCTGTTCCACAAGCCGACCGGTTTCCTGACGACCGAACGCGATCCGGCGGGGCGACCGACCATCTACGACCGCCTGCCGACCGACCTGCCCCGGCTGATGCCGATCGGCCGCCTGGACATGAACACCGAAGGTTTGCTGCTGCTGACCACGGACGGCGGTTTCAAGCGGGAGATGGAATTGCCCGCGACCGGCGTCCCGCGCACCTATCGCGCCCGCGCCTTTGGCGAGGTGAGCCAGCAGCAGTTGGAAGACCTGTTCGACGGGCTGGAGATCGATGGCATCCGCTATGGCGCGATCGAGGCCAATCTGGAGCGGCGCACCGGGCGCAACCAGTGGATCGAAATGACCCTGACCGAAGGCAAGAACCGCGAAGTGCGGCGCGTGCTCGAACATCTGGACCTGAAGGTCAACCGGCTGATCCGTACCAGCTATGGCCCGTTCCATCTGGGCGAATTGCCGGTGGGCGCGGTGGAGGAGGTGCGGCAGCAGGATCTGGCGCTGTTCCGCAAGACGTTGAAAGGCCTGGCATGA
- the rsmD gene encoding 16S rRNA (guanine(966)-N(2))-methyltransferase RsmD, whose protein sequence is MRIISGQWRGRPLSAPKGEATRPTADRTREALFSMLLSCIGSFEGLAVGDFFAGSGALGFEALSRGAASCLFVEQDKPALDAIRANGERLGIRPDIRAASVLTLGVAAKPLDLIFMDPPYGTGAGQVALDKLGRLGWTNSGSWISIETDRREDVAVKGFAIDTVRDVGKARITLLRSDE, encoded by the coding sequence ATGAGAATCATTTCGGGCCAGTGGCGCGGACGCCCGCTGAGCGCGCCCAAGGGCGAGGCCACCCGCCCCACCGCGGATCGCACCCGCGAAGCCCTGTTTTCGATGCTGTTGAGTTGTATCGGATCGTTCGAGGGACTGGCCGTAGGCGATTTTTTTGCCGGGTCGGGCGCGCTGGGGTTCGAGGCTTTGTCGCGCGGGGCGGCGTCCTGCCTGTTCGTGGAGCAGGACAAGCCTGCACTGGACGCCATCCGGGCCAATGGTGAGCGGCTGGGCATACGTCCCGATATTCGCGCGGCCAGTGTGTTGACGCTGGGGGTGGCGGCAAAGCCGCTCGACCTCATCTTCATGGACCCGCCCTATGGCACCGGCGCGGGCCAGGTGGCGCTGGACAAGCTGGGGCGGCTGGGCTGGACCAATAGCGGCAGCTGGATCAGCATCGAGACGGATCGCCGCGAGGATGTGGCGGTGAAGGGCTTTGCGATCGATACAGTGCGCGATGTGGGGAAGGCGCGGATCACATTGTTGCGGTCGGACGAGTGA
- a CDS encoding Fe-S oxidoreductase yields MKSIMLAGVAMLSFTAMSATTFAQDMPAPSSQPPGDATTPPPPADPAATPPSAPVAPATPAAPDAADPNAGQPTGAVPADPGMVPAPAGVPRDPSAPMGSASNPVTVGGNVTPPPTEAKDYPLCSRTVQDSCVNRGEAKMRRKR; encoded by the coding sequence ATGAAATCCATCATGTTGGCTGGCGTTGCCATGCTGAGCTTCACCGCCATGAGCGCTACGACCTTTGCGCAGGATATGCCCGCGCCGAGCAGCCAGCCGCCCGGTGACGCCACGACGCCGCCACCCCCCGCCGATCCTGCTGCCACGCCGCCGTCGGCGCCTGTCGCCCCGGCGACCCCCGCCGCGCCGGATGCCGCAGATCCCAACGCCGGACAGCCCACCGGCGCCGTACCGGCCGATCCGGGCATGGTGCCAGCGCCAGCAGGCGTCCCGCGTGATCCTTCCGCACCTATGGGGTCCGCCTCCAATCCGGTAACGGTTGGCGGCAATGTCACGCCGCCGCCGACGGAGGCGAAAGACTATCCCCTCTGCTCACGCACGGTGCAGGACAGCTGCGTCAATCGCGGCGAAGCGAAAATGCGCCGCAAGCGCTGA
- a CDS encoding GFA family protein, with translation MVTGRCQCGAVRYEASGDPAYSAICHCNDCRASAGAPMVGWALFPEDKVRIDGTPVQYQSSENATRHFCGVCGTGLFYTNPVTFPGAIDIQTATLDDAAALPPQAQIQMAEAMPWMAKVHDLPAFDRYPDGP, from the coding sequence ATGGTGACCGGACGATGCCAATGCGGCGCGGTGCGATATGAAGCCAGCGGCGACCCGGCCTATAGCGCGATCTGCCATTGCAACGACTGCCGGGCGAGTGCGGGCGCGCCGATGGTCGGCTGGGCGCTTTTTCCGGAGGACAAGGTGCGGATAGACGGGACGCCAGTGCAATATCAGTCGTCGGAAAACGCCACGCGGCATTTCTGCGGCGTGTGTGGCACCGGGTTGTTTTATACCAATCCCGTCACCTTTCCCGGCGCGATCGACATCCAGACGGCGACGCTGGACGATGCCGCGGCGCTGCCGCCGCAGGCGCAAATCCAAATGGCCGAAGCCATGCCGTGGATGGCAAAGGTGCATGACCTTCCGGCCTTTGATCGCTATCCCGACGGTCCCTAA
- a CDS encoding ATP-dependent helicase — protein MTVPAPSPNDPPYMHNLNPPQREAVLTTEGPVLVLAGAGTGKTAALTARLAHLVATGRAYPSQILSVTFTNKAAREMRERVGRMIGPAVEGMPWLGTFHAIAAKMLRRHAELVGLQSNFTILDTDDQLRLMKQLIQAEGIDEKRWPARQLGGLIDQWKNKGWTPEDVGAGESEGYANGKGQMLYAAYQARLRAVNACDFGDLLLHVLTILKRHRDVLESYQERFRYIMVDEYQDTNSSQYLWLRLLAQTRKNICCVGDDDQSIYSWRGAEVANILRFEKDFPGATIIRLEQNYRSTPHILGAASGVIAENGNRLGKTLWTDIDVGEKVQVVGIWDGPEEARRVGEEIEQVQRNGGSLDEVAILVRAQHQTREFEDRFIQIGMPYRIVGGFRFYERAEICDALAYLRLVNQPADDLAFERIVNVPKRGLGDKAVEKLHRLARAEGIPLALAAARILDTDELTPQARRSLGNFIGDLARWRDRAGQLPHAELARQILDESGYTAMLQAERTTESAGRLENLSELARAMEEYETLGAFLEHVSLVMDNEAQAEERKVTIMTIHAAKGLEFDTTFLVGWEEGIFPSQRALDEGGLNSLEEERRLAYVAITRARKRCTILHAANRRIYGQWTSSIPSRFVGELPPEHVDTESSMTGGASLWRANWSERDDPFAHVGRGEGRGPGWQRAQSSGQFSREPVRIVEARTSAVSLGNKGRDDMSVGLRVFHQKFGYGSVAEIEGNKLEIDFETAGRKRVMDSFVQPA, from the coding sequence ATGACAGTCCCTGCCCCGTCCCCCAACGACCCGCCCTATATGCACAACCTCAACCCGCCGCAGCGGGAGGCGGTGTTGACGACCGAAGGGCCGGTGCTGGTGCTGGCGGGGGCCGGTACGGGCAAGACGGCGGCGCTGACGGCGCGGCTGGCGCATCTGGTTGCGACCGGGCGCGCTTATCCGTCGCAGATCTTGTCGGTGACCTTCACCAACAAGGCGGCCCGCGAAATGCGCGAGCGGGTCGGCCGGATGATCGGCCCGGCGGTCGAGGGTATGCCGTGGCTGGGCACATTTCATGCGATCGCGGCGAAGATGCTGCGGCGTCATGCCGAACTGGTGGGGCTGCAATCCAATTTCACGATATTGGACACGGACGACCAGTTGCGGCTGATGAAGCAGTTGATTCAGGCGGAGGGCATCGACGAGAAGCGCTGGCCCGCGCGGCAGTTGGGCGGGCTGATCGACCAGTGGAAGAATAAGGGCTGGACCCCGGAGGATGTCGGCGCGGGGGAAAGCGAAGGCTATGCCAATGGCAAGGGGCAGATGCTCTATGCCGCCTATCAGGCGCGGCTACGCGCCGTAAATGCCTGTGATTTCGGCGACTTGCTGCTGCATGTTCTGACCATATTGAAGCGGCATCGCGATGTGCTGGAAAGCTATCAGGAGCGATTCCGCTATATCATGGTGGACGAATATCAGGATACCAACTCCAGCCAATATCTGTGGCTGCGGCTTTTGGCGCAGACGCGCAAGAATATCTGCTGCGTGGGGGATGACGACCAGTCCATCTATTCATGGCGCGGCGCAGAAGTCGCCAACATCCTGCGGTTCGAAAAGGATTTTCCCGGCGCGACGATCATAAGGCTGGAGCAGAATTACCGGTCGACGCCGCATATTCTGGGCGCGGCATCGGGCGTGATCGCGGAAAATGGCAATCGCCTGGGCAAGACTTTGTGGACCGACATCGACGTGGGCGAAAAGGTGCAGGTCGTCGGCATATGGGACGGGCCGGAGGAAGCGCGGCGGGTCGGCGAAGAGATCGAGCAGGTCCAGCGCAACGGCGGATCGCTGGACGAAGTGGCGATCCTGGTCCGCGCGCAGCACCAGACCCGCGAGTTCGAGGACCGCTTCATCCAGATCGGCATGCCCTATCGCATCGTCGGCGGGTTCCGCTTTTACGAGCGCGCCGAGATTTGCGATGCGCTGGCCTATTTGCGGCTGGTGAACCAGCCCGCCGACGACCTGGCGTTCGAGCGGATCGTCAATGTGCCCAAGCGCGGGCTGGGCGACAAGGCGGTGGAGAAGTTGCATCGGCTGGCGCGGGCGGAGGGGATACCGCTGGCGCTGGCGGCGGCGCGGATATTGGATACCGACGAACTGACGCCGCAGGCGCGACGGTCGCTGGGCAATTTCATCGGCGATCTGGCGCGCTGGCGCGATCGGGCGGGGCAATTGCCCCATGCGGAACTGGCGCGGCAGATATTGGACGAGAGCGGCTATACCGCGATGTTGCAGGCGGAACGCACGACCGAGAGCGCGGGACGGCTGGAGAATTTGTCCGAACTGGCGCGGGCGATGGAGGAATATGAGACTTTGGGCGCGTTCCTGGAGCATGTCAGCCTCGTCATGGATAATGAGGCGCAGGCCGAAGAGCGCAAGGTGACGATCATGACGATCCACGCCGCCAAGGGGCTGGAGTTCGACACGACCTTCCTGGTCGGGTGGGAGGAAGGCATTTTTCCGTCGCAGCGCGCGCTGGACGAAGGCGGCCTCAACAGCCTGGAGGAGGAGCGGCGGCTGGCCTATGTCGCGATTACGCGGGCGCGCAAGCGGTGTACCATCCTGCATGCCGCGAACCGGCGAATATATGGGCAATGGACAAGCAGCATCCCGTCCCGCTTCGTCGGCGAATTGCCGCCCGAGCATGTCGATACCGAAAGCAGCATGACCGGCGGCGCGTCGCTGTGGCGCGCGAACTGGTCTGAGCGGGACGATCCGTTCGCTCATGTCGGACGGGGCGAAGGGCGCGGGCCAGGGTGGCAGCGGGCGCAATCGTCGGGACAGTTTAGCCGCGAACCGGTGCGGATCGTGGAGGCACGCACATCAGCCGTGTCGCTGGGCAACAAGGGCCGCGACGACATGAGCGTGGGGTTGCGCGTGTTTCACCAGAAATTCGGCTATGGCTCGGTCGCCGAGATCGAAGGCAATAAGCTGGAGATCGATTTCGAAACGGCCGGGCGCAAGCGGGTGATGGACAGCTTCGTTCAGCCTGCCTGA